DNA from Hwangdonia lutea:
AAAGACAGAATTGACACAGAATTACTCATTACAGGCGACTTAGAAGATGTTAAAGTGCCCCCATTATTGTTTATTACCTTTGTTGAAAACTGTTTTAAGCATGGTTTAAAAGGCAACGATAAGATTTCGATAAAAATGAGTTTTGAGATGGTTAATAAAAAATACCTCGAATTTAAAATTTCCAATAATTTTAATCCGTTGTTAGTTAATGATGAAAAAAAAGGAATAGGAATCTCCAATTCGTTAAGGCGATTAAAACTCTTGTTCGCAAAAGATTTTATACTACAACCCAGTGTGAATAACGATGTGTATAGCCTCTTTTTAAAAATTCCGGTAAAATGAAAATTAAATGTGTTATTATAGATGATGAACCTTTGGCGATAAGTGTTATTGAGAATCATTTAAAAAATTTCGACAATATTGAAGTAGTAGAAACCTTTAGCAATCCGGTAAAGGCTTTTGGTGTTTTACAACAAGAAAAAATTGATCTTGTTTTTTTAGACATCAATATGCCGCAAATGACCGGTTTTACTTTTATTGAAAACTTAAATGTTAAACCATTGGTTGTAATAACCACGGCATATCGGGAGTACGCCGTAAAAAGTTTTGAATTGGATGTGCTGGATTATTTAGTAAAACCCATACCTTTTAATCGTTTTTTAAAAACCATAAACAAGGTATACCAACACGCCTACACCAATACGCCCACTGGAGACGCTGCTTTAAACCAAGAGCCTCATATATTTTTAAAAGTTGATAAAAAATTAATCAAGGTTAACCTTAATGATATTTTGTTTATTGAAAGTTTAAAGGATTATATAAAAATAGCGACCACGCTAGGCGATTACGTAGTACACAAGTCGTTAACGGCAATTTCAGAAGAATTGCCACAATCAAATTTTATACGCGTACATCGCTCCTATAATATCTCCATTAATAAAATTGCGGCTTTAGAAGGCAACACTATTGAAATTGCTGGCCGAAGAATCCCTATTGGAAGAAACTACCTAAAGCAAACCAAAGAACGTATTTTTAACATTAAAGAAGGTAACGAAAGCTAAAACATGGATGTAAAACAAAGAATTGAATCCGTAGATATTCTTAGAGGATTTACCATTGCCGCAATGATTTTGGTTAACACGCCCGGAACTTGGAGCAAAGTATACGCACCATTGCTTCATGCCAATTGGCACGGGTTAACGCCAACAGATTTAATATTTCCGTTCTTTTTATTTATTGTCGGGATTTCAATTTCGTTTGCTTACAAAAACAAGCCAAACAACGCGACGACTTATAAAAAGATAATCATCCGCAGTTTAAAACTTATTGGTCTTGGACTGTTTTTAGGGTTGTTTTTGCCCTATCCACCATTTGTTAAAGATTTCGAGATTTTACGATTCCCTGGTGTTTTACAGCGGATTGGCGTTGTGTTTTTAGTTTCCGCCGTTTTATTTATGAATTGCAATTGGAAAACCTTACTAACCATTGGGCTTTCCATTTTAATTGGCTATTTTCTGCTTTTGGGTTTTGTACCGTTACCAGACGGAACATTGCCAACTTTTGATAGAGCGCCAAACAATTGGGCAAATTATATCGATTTAAATGTTCTGGGTAAACACATGTGGCAAGCAGATTACGATCCTGAAGGCATCTTGAGCACTTTACCGGCTGTTGCAACCTGTATTTCTGGTATTTTAGTGGGCCGCATCCTGTCTACAGTTAACTTTAATAAATTGACCTATTTGGTAATAACAGCTCTATTATTATTAGTTTCCGGTTATGTTTTCAGTATTTGGTTCCCCATAAACAAGGCTATTTGGAGTAGTAGTTTTGTATTAGTTACCAGTGGTTGGGCTACTTTAATTCTAGCTATTATTTACTATTTAACCGACGTGTTACAGTTCAAATTAGGCACTATTTTTAAGTATGTGGGCTCTAATGCCATTACTATATTTTTCTTATCGAGTTTTGTTTCCAAATGCTTTTCGTTAATAAAAGTAAATCCAGAACAAAGTATACATTCTTGGTTGTACAATACCATTTATGTTCAACCTTTTTTAGCCGATAAGTTGTCATCTTTACTTTATGCCCTTACCGTAGTAATGTTTTATATGGCTCTGGGCTATGTTTTATACAAGAAAAAAATATTTATTAAGGTTTAGCAAAACTAATATTTAACAAAAAAAGCTGCAATGTCTTGCAGCTTCTCAGTTCAAAAAAAAGTATGTAGTTCCCTGCAAACCCTTTTATTGATTAATAGCTATAGTTAGACCCTATCTTTTTTAAAAAGTCACATTTGTTTAAGTTTTAAACACTTTAAAAAAAGAGAGAAACCCAATCAACTTCGCTTTGTTTTTTGGAATCTATTTTAAGATTTCCCTAGTATTCTAAACATACCCGTTCCGCATGTAGGGCATTTGCCTTTCATGGCATTTCTACCATTTTTCATGGTGACTTCCGTAGCATCTTTTATTTCTTTCTTTTCTTTACATTTTACGCAATATCCTTCCATAATGTTTTAGTTTTTTTGGTTTTGTTAAATTATAATCTTCTTAAAGATAAACTATATCTCGAATGAGAGCAAATAAAAAGATAAATATTTACTTACGTTTTATATGTTAGGCTTAAATAAGTTTTAGTCATTTTATGTTGATATTTAATGCATAATTAAAATGCGCTCTTCACCTTGGTCCACTCTCGGTTATTTAGATTGATATCTCCATTAGGGTTATAAAATAAATTATCATTTTTTATATAGTTTCCATCACTATCCATCCAATACTCGGTAGATCCCGCACTTACTTGATAGTTTTTTCCTGACGATGGGTTGTAAACTGTCTCTTCTTCATTAATCATATTAACAAACTGATTTTGAGCCACATTACTGCCTGAACCAAAAGTTCTGTTCATAAACGACGCATGATTGGCATCTTGAGCTGCCCAAATACCTTTCATTTTTTGTTGATGTGCATTAAAAGCTGCCTGACGATTTCGCATGTTGATTCTATGCTGTTGTGCTGCTTTTTGTGCTCTTACCTGATTAAGTTGAGCCATATATTGTGTCCATTCCGTATTTTCTTTAGTGCTTTCCATAGCATTTAAAAGGTCGTTAATGGTATCCTCAAACTTATCTTCATCAACAAAAACATAATCTAAACTATAAAACCACATTAACATGGTATTGCCATTAAGAATTGGCTGTCCCATAGTTATTTTAGCCAGTGTTACTAAAGCCTTTTGTCCTTTTCCATTTGTCCATTCTGTGACAAAATGATCAAGTTGAGCCTGTTGTCCTCCTGTTTTATTTAAAATATTTCTTATATAATTTTGTGCTCGAGGTATCTTCCTTTGCCGTATTAGTTTAAAGCCACTATTTGCCATACGCTGGTTTACCTCATCTTGCATTATTTGCTGGTTACTTTTAACAGGGCGCATCATAGAAGATGTGCTGCTATATTGTTTCATCCATTGCGAAATTTGCGGATTTGGATAATGGATATAAAAGTAAATAGGTGTATTAAATGTTTTTAAATTACCTGGTCCTTGAATCTGCACAAGGTGCATGGGAATCTTTTGGTCTAATGTGTATATGGGTTTAGAAATTATTTGCCAATTTGCAGGGTACTTTGCAGAATTTACTACTAAGCCTGTTCTAGCGTCTACAAAGTCATGGCTTTTTTTACCACCTCCAAAAATGCTTTTAAGCAAACCCTTTTTTTGAGTTGGTTTTTGATGCCCGTTTACATTAGAATATTCTGAATAATCCTCAGTACGCTCTTCATAATCAAAACCATCTTCTTCTAGATAATTTTCTGTCTCTTCATAAAAGTCATCTTCGTAATATGACGTGTTACTATTTTGTGTGTTTTCTTTACAACTAAGAGTAAAAACTAAAACAGAAAGTATTAAAATAATTTTATTTGATGTCATGGTGTGTTAATATTAAGAAGTTTCTACTAACACAACGAGATACTAACTAAATGTCATCAAAAAAAATGCTATAAAACAAAAAAGCATCCCAATCTTCTTATTCAGAAAAAAGGAAAGCTTCTCATTGGTATACCTCCCGATAGCTATCGGGATTACTGGTATAACTACGTCCTAGATTTCTCTAGGAACAACACAACATCTTGCTTTTGCCAAAAAAAGCCCCAATTTCTCAGAGCTTTCTTATAGCAATTTTTTGCGGTCTGGACGGGACTCGAACCCGCGACCTTCGCCGTGACAGGGCGACATTCTAACCAACTGAACTACCAGACCGTTGCATTATTGCGGTTGCAAATATACACGCCTTTTTTTATATCTCAAATCTTTTTTTGTGTTTTTTCATAAAAAAATGGCTAAACAAATTTTTGACGCTCCACCATATACGTGGTTAGTACATTATTAAAATGGTTATTGATGTCTGCTTCCACATACTTAATTTTATATTGCCCACATTTTAAGCGCAATGCATCAAAATAATTGCTTACGGCTTTATTATAGTTGTCTTTAATGGCATCGGCATACAAATTAATGTGTTCTCCTGTTTCAACATCGATAAAGCGCTTGGGTTTATTATCAAAATCGAACTTTAGTTCTTTATCTTTATCAATTACATGAAATAATATAACCTCATGTTTATTATATTTTAAATGACGTAAAGCCTCAAATAATTTGACCTCATCCTCGGAAGTTTGAAACATGTCCGTAAACAGAAAAATCATGGATCGCCTATGAATCTTTTCTGCTATTTGATGTAAGTATCTATACGTTTCGGTCGTTTTATTCAAAGGTTTCGAAACCACGGCATCACTAAGTTGATTCAATAACATTCGATGGTGGCGTTCGCTCCCTTTTTCCGGGGCATA
Protein-coding regions in this window:
- a CDS encoding DUF58 domain-containing protein; the protein is MDLQHELNKASGFKNLELLAKRVVEGFIAGMHKSPFHGFSAEFAEHKIYNQGESTRHIDWKLFAKTDKLYTKRYDDETNLRCHIIIDNSSSMHYPEMDDFSIDKLNKIGFSVLASAVLMHMLKKQRDAVGLSIYSDNYDFYAPEKGSERHHRMLLNQLSDAVVSKPLNKTTETYRYLHQIAEKIHRRSMIFLFTDMFQTSEDEVKLFEALRHLKYNKHEVILFHVIDKDKELKFDFDNKPKRFIDVETGEHINLYADAIKDNYNKAVSNYFDALRLKCGQYKIKYVEADINNHFNNVLTTYMVERQKFV
- a CDS encoding acyltransferase family protein yields the protein MDVKQRIESVDILRGFTIAAMILVNTPGTWSKVYAPLLHANWHGLTPTDLIFPFFLFIVGISISFAYKNKPNNATTYKKIIIRSLKLIGLGLFLGLFLPYPPFVKDFEILRFPGVLQRIGVVFLVSAVLFMNCNWKTLLTIGLSILIGYFLLLGFVPLPDGTLPTFDRAPNNWANYIDLNVLGKHMWQADYDPEGILSTLPAVATCISGILVGRILSTVNFNKLTYLVITALLLLVSGYVFSIWFPINKAIWSSSFVLVTSGWATLILAIIYYLTDVLQFKLGTIFKYVGSNAITIFFLSSFVSKCFSLIKVNPEQSIHSWLYNTIYVQPFLADKLSSLLYALTVVMFYMALGYVLYKKKIFIKV
- a CDS encoding DUF5679 domain-containing protein, producing MEGYCVKCKEKKEIKDATEVTMKNGRNAMKGKCPTCGTGMFRILGKS
- a CDS encoding LytR/AlgR family response regulator transcription factor, yielding MKIKCVIIDDEPLAISVIENHLKNFDNIEVVETFSNPVKAFGVLQQEKIDLVFLDINMPQMTGFTFIENLNVKPLVVITTAYREYAVKSFELDVLDYLVKPIPFNRFLKTINKVYQHAYTNTPTGDAALNQEPHIFLKVDKKLIKVNLNDILFIESLKDYIKIATTLGDYVVHKSLTAISEELPQSNFIRVHRSYNISINKIAALEGNTIEIAGRRIPIGRNYLKQTKERIFNIKEGNES